AGCGCACCGTCCAGCCGCCTGTGCTGCACAGCGCTCCATCATAGCGCTGAATGCGCTAGATGTAAAAAATTACATCTGGACGTATATGCGAGAAAAAGTGGGGAACTCGTGTGGTTTTTCGTAGGGGCGTATTGTGTGTGATACGCCCCTACAAAAACGCCGGGGATTTTGCCTGTCTCCCCTCTCCAATCCGATTGGAGAGGCGCCGGGGGTGAGGTACTGCCGTGTCGCCCCGTGTGCCATCTACGTCGTCTGCACGGGCAGCGTGAAGCTGAACGTCGTGCCGCGCAGCGGAGTGCTGTCGGCCCAGATCCTGCCGTGGTGCGCCTCGACGAAGCCGCGCGCGATCGCCAGCCCCAGTCCCGTGCCCCGGTGACCGTCGTCGCCGCGCACGCGGGACGGCTCGCCCCGGTAAAACGTGGTGAAGACGTGCGGCAGGTGCGCCGCGTCGATGCTGGACCCCGTGTTGTGCACGTCCACGCGGACCGCGCTTCCGTCGCGCCGGGCGCGGATGGCGATTTGGCCGCCGGGCGGCGTATAGCGCAGCGCATTGTCGAGCAGGTTCACCAGCACGCGCTGGATCTTGTCGGGCGCCATCTCGATCGGGTCGATGTCCGTCTCCACCGTGCCCACCAGCGCCACGTCGCGCTGGGCGGCGCGCGCGCTCATGCTGCTGATCACGTCCGAGATCAGGTCGGTCATCGAGGCGGGGCAGATCTGCATGTCCACCTGACCCGCGTCCAGCCGCGCCAGCTCGAACAGGTCATCGATCAGGGTGTTGAGGTGCTGGAGTTCGGCCAGGGAGGTGTTGACGTAGCGCGTGACGGTGGCCGGGTCGTCCACCACGCCGTCGGCAATCGCCTCGATCATGGCGCGCAGCGAGGTCAGCGGCGTGCGCAGGTCGTGCGAGATGCCCGCGATCAGCGCGCGGCGGGCGCTCTCGATCTGGCGCTTCTGCTCGTCGGTACGCTGAAGGCTGTCGGCCATCCAGTTGAACGACTGCGCAAGATCGGCCAGCTCGTCGCTGCCGGTCACGTCCAGGCGCGTGTCGAGCTTGCCCTCGGCCAGCCGGTCCGCCGCGTCCGCCAGCGCGCGGATGCGGTCGGTGAGCGTCCCGGCGACGAAGATCCCGAACGCCAGCGCCGTCAGCCCGGCGAAGCCCAGCAGCGCGATGGTCAGCACGAGGTCGTGCTGGCTGATGAACATCAACTGCGCGGTGAACCACACGTTGAGCAGCACCACGACCACGATCATGGCGACGTTCGCCAGCAGCGCCCAGCGCAGGCTGGAAAAGCCCCGGATCATGCTCTGCCGGTACAGCACGTAGGTCGCCAGCACGGTCGCGCCGCCGCTGCCGGACATGAACAGCACCAGCAGGCGCAGGTCGCCGGGCGGCGGATCGAGCATCAGCGCGACGAAGGCCACCGCTGCGGCCAGCGCCGCCGCCATTGCCAGCAGGATCAAGCCTAACGACCGCCAGCCGTGCCGTATCCCGCTCATGCCGGCCCCTCAAACTTATAGCCGACGCCCCACACGGTTTGTAAATAGATCGGCGCGCCGGGGTCCGGCTCGATCTTTTCGCGCAGGCGGCGGATGTGCACCGTGACGGTACTCTCGTCGCCGTAGTAGTCGTAGTCCCAGACGTGATCGAGCAGCTGCGCGCGGGTGAAGACCTGATGCGGATGGTTCGCCAGGAACCACAGCAGCTCGAATTCTTTGGCCGTCAGCGCGATCTCCGCCGCTCCGCGCCGGGCGGTATGCGCGGCGGGATCGAGCATCAGATCGCCCACGACCAGCGGCTGCACGGACTGCGGCATGTCGGGCGCGGCACGGCGCAGCACGGCCTTGATGCGCATCACCAGCTCGCGCGGGCTGAACGGCTTGACCACGTAATCGTCCGCGCCCAGCTCGAACCCGGCCAGCCGGTCGGCTTCTTCGGAGCGCGCGGTCAGCATCACGATCGGCACGCTGCCTTCGACCAGAATCACGCCGCGATCCGCCGGGTCGCGCAGGCGGCGGGCCAGCGCGAAGCCGTCCAGGCCGGGCAGCATCACGTCCAGCACGATCAGGTCGGGCCGCTCCTCGCGCAGCAGACGCAGCGCCGCCGCGCCGCTGTCCGCCTCGATCACACGGAACGTTTCGCGCTCCAAATAGCGGCGCACCACTTCGCGCAGCGTCGCTTCGTCGTCCACCACCAGAATGGTCTGTTGTTTGCTCATAGCTCGATTATAGGAATGAATCCTTACGGGAGCATTACACACGCGGGCCGGACCGGGACGAACCTGCAAAATTCCTGTAATAAGCCCTGGAACCGTGCCGGAATGGGCCGCCGCCCGGTATAATCCGCGCGGGGTGGAGTGCGTCTGGTTTTCGAAAGGGTAATAGGGTCACTTTATGGCTGCTGCACGACGTTCCGCGCTGTTCCTCACGCTGCTCATTTTTGTGGCGTTCATTAGCCTCGGCCTGCCGGATGGTCTGTTGGGCATCGCCGCGCCGTCGATCCGGCGCACGTTCGGCCTGCCGTTGGACGCCATCGGCATCATGTTTATCACCGGCACGGCGGGCTACTTCCTGTCCAGCATCAGCAGCGGGCGGCTGCTGGCGTGGCTGGGTGTGGGGCGGCTGCTCGCGCTCAGCTCGCTGCTGACGGCGAGCGCGCTGCTTGGCTACGCGGCCTCACCTGCATGGGGCATGATGGTGGCGCTGGGCTTCGTCTCCGGCCTGGGCGCGGGGGCCATCGACGCGGGCCTGAACACTTACGTGG
This sequence is a window from Aggregatilinea lenta. Protein-coding genes within it:
- a CDS encoding sensor histidine kinase — protein: MSGIRHGWRSLGLILLAMAAALAAAVAFVALMLDPPPGDLRLLVLFMSGSGGATVLATYVLYRQSMIRGFSSLRWALLANVAMIVVVVLLNVWFTAQLMFISQHDLVLTIALLGFAGLTALAFGIFVAGTLTDRIRALADAADRLAEGKLDTRLDVTGSDELADLAQSFNWMADSLQRTDEQKRQIESARRALIAGISHDLRTPLTSLRAMIEAIADGVVDDPATVTRYVNTSLAELQHLNTLIDDLFELARLDAGQVDMQICPASMTDLISDVISSMSARAAQRDVALVGTVETDIDPIEMAPDKIQRVLVNLLDNALRYTPPGGQIAIRARRDGSAVRVDVHNTGSSIDAAHLPHVFTTFYRGEPSRVRGDDGHRGTGLGLAIARGFVEAHHGRIWADSTPLRGTTFSFTLPVQTT
- a CDS encoding response regulator transcription factor; the protein is MSKQQTILVVDDEATLREVVRRYLERETFRVIEADSGAAALRLLREERPDLIVLDVMLPGLDGFALARRLRDPADRGVILVEGSVPIVMLTARSEEADRLAGFELGADDYVVKPFSPRELVMRIKAVLRRAAPDMPQSVQPLVVGDLMLDPAAHTARRGAAEIALTAKEFELLWFLANHPHQVFTRAQLLDHVWDYDYYGDESTVTVHIRRLREKIEPDPGAPIYLQTVWGVGYKFEGPA